A single window of Anopheles moucheti chromosome 2, idAnoMoucSN_F20_07, whole genome shotgun sequence DNA harbors:
- the LOC128310554 gene encoding gustatory receptor for sugar taste 64a-like produces the protein MNFHNTIRPILIIFLLFGQFPLYGVLSRKPIQWHFRWCSFQTVLCLVLVFVGFFLCFIEYDRLIVIGVNADNIIGPLFYVDVIIILLLLLRVATRWSSLVPKWEQVEAMEVMQYNARQQDTRSTRRIRAVALLLLVMGFAEHMFSVGKTVYARVDEGRICNWDYSNLPEYYALRTYGFFFRHVPYNFPAFIFLEYANTALTMAWTVQDVLIIMISDSIAGYFGRLNARIKFYSTVQVIAREKFWSEIHSDYVMVCELLEHVMSICSPLLVISCGTNLYLICYQLFHLVELQKFFIMTVFTYYSLLVVILRTLLTLHYCSAVHEVARKPLKLCRRLPTTSWCGELERFYTFIRKSSIAISAMGLFRLTKKTMLTMLGSVITYELVMLHFAQRTANQGIVRECSTDEFMFEPKTQSQDN, from the exons ATGAATTTTCACAACACCATCCGACCGATACtgatcatatttttgctatttGGGCAATTTCCGCTCTACGGTGTCCTTTCCCGTAAACCAATTCAGTGGCATTTTCGCTGGTGCTCATTCCAGACAGTGCTCTGTTTGGTGCTAGTGTTTGTAGGGTTTTTCCTGTGTTTCATTGAGTATGATCGCCTGATAGTGATTGGTGTCAATGCGGATAACATTATTGGACCACTGTTCTATGTGGATGTGATTATTattctgttgctgctactgcgTGTAGCAACCCGTTGGTCGTCATTGGTACCGAAATGGGAACAGGTGGAAGCGATGGAAGTGATGCAGTACAATGCACGACAACAGGACACACGATCCACCCGCCGAATCCGTGCAGTGGCGTTGCTTCTGCTAGTCATGGGATTTG CTGAGCATATGTTTTCGGTTGGGAAAACTGTATACGCAAGAGTGGATGAAGGACGCATCTGTAACTGGGATTACAGTAACCTGCCCGAGTACTACGCTTTACGAACGTACGGATTCTTCTTCCGCCATGTACCTTACAACTTTCCAGCGTTTATATTTCTGGAA TACGCAAATACGGCCCTTACTATGGCCTGGACCGTCCAAGATGTGTTGATAATCATGATCAGCGACTCCATCGCTGGTTACTTCGGACGGCTGAATGCTAGAATTAAGTTCTACAGCACTGTGCAGGTAATTGCTAGGGAAAAATTCTGGAGCGAAATTCACTCCGACTACGTGATGGTTTGCGAGCTGCTGGAACATGTCATGAGCATATGTTCACCCTTGCTAGTGATTTCTTGTGGCACCAATCTGTACTTAATCTGCTACCAGTTGTTTCATCTTGTAGA ATTGCAAAAGTTTTTTATCATGACTGTGTTTACCTATTACTCATTACTTGTCGTAATATTGCGAACCCTTTTGACTTTGCATTACTGTTCAGCCGTACATGAAGTTGCGCGTAAACCGCTGAAATTGTGCCGTCGACTCCCGACGACTAGCTGGTGTGGTGAG ctCGAAAGATTTTATACCTTCATTCGCAAAAGCTCGATAGCGATCAGTGCGATGGGACTGTTTCGACTCACCAAGAAAACAATGCTAACG ATGCTTGGTTCGGTCATTACCTATGAACTGGTTATGCTGCATTTTGCTCAGAGAACCGCCAATCAGGGCATTGTACGAGAATGTTCTACCGATGAATTTATGTTCGAGCCAAAAACACAAAGCCAAGACAACTAA